A DNA window from Pseudomonadota bacterium contains the following coding sequences:
- a CDS encoding CoA transferase gives MAQPLAGVRVIDFTQVMMGPCATQMLADYGADVIKIERPGGGDLSRTSIADDPDGLDNPVFRSLNRNKRSLAIDLRNEAGKRIVYDLIKTADVVVNNFRAGVMERMGFGYADLARINPRIICAFGSGFGQAGPLAHKGGQDVLAQALSGVMARKSNEELPHSIYATALADYSAGMHLVQAILLALLQRGQTGKGQQVSVSLYDSMLAMQMQEAAMWLQRRRELNWGAFPLTGVFATTDGALVLVGAFKANPLRDICKALDLPDLSADPRTAKFAGQMQHKSELQRRFGERFASNTTAHWLARLEEQDLLCASVQNLPEALDHEQTQANGMVVAFDRPSTGGGNEPMRLIGTPLHMDASAFQLRCPPPGLGEHNAAILRELGYDAAGIDRLTAEKVLS, from the coding sequence ATGGCGCAGCCCCTCGCCGGCGTCAGGGTCATCGACTTCACCCAGGTGATGATGGGTCCCTGCGCTACCCAGATGCTGGCCGACTATGGTGCCGACGTGATCAAGATCGAGCGGCCCGGCGGCGGCGACCTGTCGCGCACCTCGATCGCCGACGACCCCGACGGCCTCGACAATCCGGTCTTTCGCAGCCTCAACCGCAACAAGCGCTCGCTCGCGATCGACCTCAGGAACGAGGCCGGCAAGAGGATCGTCTACGATCTCATCAAGACCGCCGACGTGGTGGTGAACAACTTCCGTGCCGGCGTGATGGAACGCATGGGCTTCGGCTATGCCGATCTTGCCCGGATCAATCCCCGCATCATCTGCGCCTTCGGCTCCGGCTTCGGCCAGGCGGGGCCGCTCGCGCACAAGGGCGGTCAGGACGTTCTGGCGCAGGCGCTGTCGGGGGTGATGGCGCGGAAATCCAACGAGGAGCTGCCGCACTCCATCTATGCGACGGCACTCGCCGACTACTCCGCCGGCATGCATCTGGTGCAAGCCATCCTGCTGGCACTCCTGCAACGCGGTCAGACCGGAAAGGGCCAGCAGGTCTCGGTCTCGCTCTACGATTCCATGCTGGCGATGCAGATGCAGGAGGCGGCGATGTGGCTGCAGCGCCGCCGCGAGCTGAATTGGGGCGCCTTCCCGCTGACCGGCGTCTTTGCCACCACCGACGGCGCCTTGGTGCTGGTGGGGGCCTTCAAAGCCAACCCGCTCCGGGACATCTGCAAGGCCTTGGACCTGCCGGATCTCTCCGCCGATCCGCGCACTGCGAAATTCGCCGGCCAGATGCAGCACAAATCCGAGCTGCAGCGGCGCTTCGGCGAGCGCTTCGCCAGCAACACCACGGCCCATTGGCTGGCCCGCCTGGAGGAGCAGGATCTCCTCTGCGCGTCGGTGCAGAATCTGCCCGAGGCCTTGGACCACGAGCAGACCCAGGCAAATGGCATGGTGGTGGCGTTCGATCGCCCGAGTACCGGCGGCGGCAACGAACCGATGCGTCTCATCGGCACGCCGCTGCACATGGACGCTTCGGCCTTCCAGCTCCGATGCCCGCCGCCGGGTTTGGGCGAGCACAACGCCGCCATCCTCCGGGAGCTCGGCTACGATGCGGCCGGCATCGACCGCCTCACCGCCGAGAAGGTGCTGTCGTGA
- a CDS encoding ABC transporter ATP-binding protein encodes MAAASRIDPADASAPLAIDMHGLSLTYDAGGSAVAALADIDLAVRAGEFVTLIGPSGCGKTTLMRVIADLTQPTEGRISVNGMSPAEARLARAYGYVFQAPALYPWRTARANVMLPLEILGITREERQARAGRYLAMVGLDGFEDKFPWQLSGGMQQRVSIARALSFEPKLLLMDEPFGALDEITRDHLNEQLLRLWERTGKTVIFVTHSIQEAVFLSNRIVVMSPRPGRIVDIIDSHLPPDRLLDVRETGEFLEIAHRVRLALRAGHSYD; translated from the coding sequence ATGGCGGCCGCTTCAAGGATCGACCCCGCAGACGCATCGGCGCCGCTCGCCATCGACATGCACGGGTTGTCGCTCACCTACGATGCGGGCGGCAGCGCGGTGGCCGCACTCGCCGACATCGATCTTGCGGTTCGCGCCGGCGAGTTCGTCACGCTGATTGGACCGTCGGGATGCGGCAAGACCACCTTGATGCGGGTGATCGCCGATCTGACGCAGCCGACCGAGGGTCGGATCAGCGTCAACGGCATGAGCCCGGCCGAGGCGCGGCTGGCGCGCGCCTATGGCTATGTGTTCCAGGCTCCGGCGCTCTACCCCTGGCGGACCGCGCGCGCCAACGTGATGCTGCCCTTGGAGATCCTGGGCATCACCCGCGAGGAGCGTCAGGCGCGCGCAGGGCGCTATCTGGCCATGGTCGGACTCGACGGCTTCGAGGACAAGTTCCCCTGGCAGCTCTCCGGCGGCATGCAGCAGCGGGTCTCGATCGCGCGCGCGCTCAGCTTCGAGCCGAAGCTCTTGCTGATGGACGAGCCCTTCGGCGCCTTGGACGAGATCACCCGCGACCATCTGAACGAGCAGCTCCTCCGGCTCTGGGAGCGCACGGGCAAGACCGTCATCTTCGTCACCCACTCGATCCAGGAGGCGGTGTTCCTGTCGAACCGCATCGTGGTGATGTCGCCGAGGCCCGGGCGCATCGTCGATATCATCGACAGCCATTTGCCGCCGGACCGGCTTCTGGACGTGCGCGAGACCGGCGAGTTCCTCGAGATCGCCCATCGCGTGCGCTTGGCGCTGCGCGCCGGCCACAGCTATGACTAG
- the hydA gene encoding dihydropyrimidinase — protein sequence MATLIRGGTVVTADQTYRADVLADQGLIKAIAPKIDAPSGAKVVDAGGLLVMPGGIDPHTHMELPFMGTTASEDFFSGTAAGFAGGTTMIIDFVIPAPKENLLAAYKKWRGWAEKAAGDYSFHVAVTWWDESVHRDMGILTKQHGVNSFKHFMAYKGAIMAEDEVLVNSFTRARELGALCTVHAENGELVFHLQKELIKAGITGPEGHPLSRPPAVEGEAANRAIRIAQVLGVPLYIVHNSCKESLEAITRARNEGQRVFGEVLAGHLVVDDSVYQHPDWNVAAAHVMSPPFRAKEHQAALWCGLQSGNLQTTATDHCCFCAPQKAAGRNDFTKIPNGTGGIEDRMAILWHYGVNTGRLTANEFVRVTSTNAAQIFNIYPRKGSISLGADADIVLWDPKSSRTISAKTHHQKVDANIFEGLTVQGIAACTISQGEVVWADGKLDAKKGAGRHIPRPTFPAVFEAVQKQSRLKAPRAVPRRAAE from the coding sequence ATGGCGACGCTCATTCGCGGCGGGACGGTGGTCACCGCGGACCAGACTTATCGGGCCGATGTGCTGGCCGATCAGGGCCTGATCAAGGCGATCGCGCCCAAGATCGACGCTCCGTCCGGCGCCAAGGTGGTCGATGCCGGCGGGCTCCTGGTGATGCCGGGCGGCATCGACCCGCACACCCATATGGAGCTGCCCTTCATGGGCACGACCGCCTCCGAGGACTTCTTCTCCGGCACCGCGGCGGGCTTTGCCGGCGGCACCACGATGATCATCGACTTCGTCATCCCGGCTCCGAAGGAGAATCTGTTGGCCGCCTACAAGAAGTGGCGCGGCTGGGCGGAGAAGGCGGCCGGCGACTATTCCTTCCACGTCGCCGTCACCTGGTGGGACGAGAGCGTGCACCGCGACATGGGGATCCTGACCAAGCAGCACGGCGTCAACAGCTTCAAGCACTTCATGGCCTACAAGGGGGCCATCATGGCCGAGGACGAGGTGCTGGTGAACAGCTTCACCCGGGCCCGGGAGCTGGGCGCCCTCTGCACCGTCCATGCCGAGAACGGCGAGCTCGTCTTCCATCTGCAGAAGGAGCTGATCAAGGCCGGCATCACCGGTCCGGAAGGTCATCCCTTGTCGCGACCGCCCGCCGTGGAGGGCGAGGCCGCCAATCGCGCCATCCGCATCGCCCAGGTCTTGGGCGTGCCGCTCTATATCGTCCATAACTCCTGCAAGGAGTCGCTGGAGGCGATTACGCGGGCCCGCAATGAGGGCCAGCGGGTCTTCGGCGAGGTGCTGGCCGGCCACCTCGTGGTCGACGACTCGGTCTACCAGCATCCCGATTGGAACGTGGCGGCCGCCCATGTGATGAGCCCGCCCTTCCGGGCGAAGGAGCACCAGGCGGCCTTATGGTGCGGGCTGCAATCGGGCAATCTGCAGACCACCGCCACCGACCATTGCTGCTTCTGCGCGCCGCAGAAGGCGGCGGGGCGTAACGACTTCACCAAGATCCCGAACGGCACCGGCGGCATCGAGGATCGCATGGCGATCCTCTGGCATTACGGGGTCAACACCGGGCGTTTGACGGCAAACGAATTCGTGCGCGTGACCTCGACCAACGCCGCTCAGATCTTCAACATCTATCCGCGCAAAGGCTCGATCAGTCTCGGTGCCGATGCCGATATCGTGCTGTGGGATCCGAAGTCGAGCCGCACCATCTCGGCCAAGACCCATCACCAGAAGGTCGACGCCAACATCTTCGAAGGGCTGACCGTGCAGGGCATTGCCGCCTGCACGATCTCCCAGGGCGAGGTGGTGTGGGCCGACGGCAAGCTTGACGCCAAAAAGGGCGCCGGCCGCCACATTCCGCGGCCGACCTTCCCGGCGGTTTTCGAAGCGGTGCAAAAGCAATCCCGCCTGAAGGCGCCCCGCGCGGTGCCGCGGCGGGCGGCGGAGTAA
- a CDS encoding enoyl-CoA hydratase/isomerase family protein, whose protein sequence is MSVRYALEAGVARITIDRPERMNAVDQETEAELIRLWEEIERDRVVRVVVLTGAGERAFSTGADMKAANGVSGLDYWAAPRPGGFGGIALRDTLNVPVIARVNGHAVGGGFEMVLGCDIVVAAEHASFGLPEPRVGRLALDGGIALLPRRIPHVLAMGMLLTGRRIAAAEAFRMGLVNEVVPAAELDQAVGRWVDDILACAPLSVRAIKRMVKAGSKLSPQEAQALRLPELMAALKSSDQEEGVRAFQEKRRPQWRGL, encoded by the coding sequence GTGAGCGTCCGCTACGCGCTCGAAGCCGGGGTCGCCCGCATCACCATCGACCGACCGGAGCGGATGAATGCGGTCGACCAGGAGACCGAGGCGGAGCTGATCCGGCTCTGGGAAGAGATCGAGCGCGACCGCGTCGTCCGCGTCGTGGTGCTGACCGGTGCCGGCGAGCGCGCCTTCTCCACCGGGGCCGACATGAAGGCGGCGAACGGCGTCTCCGGCCTCGACTATTGGGCGGCCCCGCGCCCGGGCGGCTTCGGCGGCATCGCGCTCCGCGACACGCTCAATGTACCGGTCATCGCCCGGGTCAACGGTCATGCCGTCGGCGGCGGCTTCGAGATGGTGCTGGGCTGCGACATCGTCGTTGCCGCCGAGCATGCGAGCTTCGGCCTGCCGGAGCCGCGCGTCGGGCGCCTCGCGCTCGATGGCGGTATCGCGCTCTTGCCGCGCCGCATCCCCCATGTCCTGGCCATGGGGATGCTGCTGACCGGAAGGCGCATCGCCGCGGCGGAGGCCTTCCGCATGGGATTGGTCAACGAGGTGGTGCCGGCGGCCGAGCTGGACCAAGCGGTCGGGCGCTGGGTCGACGACATCCTCGCCTGCGCGCCCCTGTCGGTCAGGGCGATCAAGCGCATGGTCAAGGCCGGGAGCAAGCTCTCTCCCCAGGAGGCGCAGGCGCTGCGCCTGCCCGAGCTCATGGCCGCGCTCAAATCATCCGACCAGGAGGAGGGCGTGCGCGCCTTCCAGGAGAAGCGCCGGCCACAATGGCGGGGCCTGTAG
- a CDS encoding ABC transporter permease: MTSPALATRPDPAGSALLPRWAQERALPLTTVLAALTLLWYLAAIWLNADLAEQKLSRSAPTWTTAELIDTAWSLDRPVLPTPDQIWAEFADSVFNREVTSRRSLVYHATVTASASIIGFGLGIALGVLLAVGIVHQRTLDRSLLPWIIASQTVPILAIAPMIIVVLASLGMTGLLPKAVISMYLCFFPVTIGMVKGLRAPDPLELDLMATYSASPQQVFWKLRWPSSLSYLFASLKVAIAISLVGAIVGELPTGAQEGIGARLLSGSYYGQTVQIWAALLMASLLGLVLVAAVGGAERVTLSRMGGRR; this comes from the coding sequence ATGACTAGCCCGGCGCTTGCCACACGTCCGGATCCGGCGGGCTCGGCTCTGTTGCCGCGCTGGGCCCAAGAGCGGGCGCTGCCGCTCACGACCGTATTGGCCGCCCTCACCCTCCTCTGGTATCTCGCCGCCATCTGGCTGAACGCAGACTTGGCCGAGCAGAAGCTGTCGCGATCGGCACCGACTTGGACGACTGCCGAGCTCATCGACACGGCCTGGTCGCTCGATCGTCCGGTGCTGCCCACACCCGATCAGATCTGGGCGGAGTTCGCCGACTCCGTCTTCAATCGCGAGGTGACTTCGCGCCGCAGCCTCGTCTATCACGCCACGGTGACGGCCTCGGCCTCGATCATCGGCTTCGGCCTCGGCATCGCCTTGGGCGTGCTGCTGGCGGTCGGGATCGTGCACCAGCGCACGCTCGATCGCAGCCTCCTGCCCTGGATCATTGCTTCGCAGACCGTGCCGATCCTCGCCATCGCGCCGATGATCATCGTCGTGCTCGCCAGCCTCGGCATGACCGGGCTGCTGCCGAAGGCGGTCATCTCCATGTATCTCTGCTTCTTTCCGGTGACGATCGGCATGGTCAAGGGCTTGCGCGCACCCGACCCGCTCGAGCTCGACCTCATGGCGACATATTCCGCCTCCCCTCAGCAGGTCTTTTGGAAGCTCCGCTGGCCGTCCTCCCTCTCCTATCTCTTCGCCTCCCTCAAGGTCGCAATCGCCATCAGCCTGGTGGGCGCCATCGTCGGCGAGCTGCCGACAGGCGCCCAGGAGGGTATCGGGGCGCGGCTCCTGAGCGGCTCGTATTACGGCCAGACCGTGCAGATCTGGGCGGCGTTGCTGATGGCCTCGCTCCTCGGCCTGGTCCTCGTCGCCGCGGTCGGCGGGGCGGAACGCGTGACCCTCTCCCGGATGGGAGGGCGGCGATGA
- a CDS encoding amidohydrolase family protein: MTLVLSGAAVLTMDAGDRFLDAADLHIDGTDIIAITPPGSERAAEAEVIDCSDALVVPGFVNAHTHCCAGILRGVAEDKPRSFWSEYYTLPRQDRLGVEDYVFAAGIACHELLLHGVTCIADRFGYMDRIGVAIEQSGIRAVLGPTLTEGQGPADWRTSDAVFERWGASPAARISAGIAPHAPNTCSDALLRRCAGAAERLGSRVFVHLAQNEAEVAQLRARGYSGALASLLENGLTGPHVVAAHCLYLEEAEIEAWPRHQISIAHCPGSNIKIEGRTIQLSRFAGKVAIGIGTDWAASDNAMDVLAETRLAALVGKLKADDPAALPVTSMLRMATIEGARALGLDRVVGSIETGKRADLVVLDLKRLSANPRHDLAANLLYSMGPHCVRDVIVDGAVLVRDGKLMRANEAELARQLDRRKP; encoded by the coding sequence ATGACGCTGGTGCTGTCGGGTGCGGCCGTGCTCACCATGGACGCCGGCGACCGGTTCCTGGATGCGGCCGACCTCCACATCGACGGCACCGACATTATCGCCATCACCCCGCCCGGGAGCGAGCGTGCCGCCGAGGCGGAGGTGATCGACTGCAGCGATGCCTTGGTGGTGCCGGGCTTCGTCAATGCGCATACCCATTGCTGCGCTGGCATCTTGCGCGGTGTGGCCGAAGACAAGCCCCGCAGCTTCTGGTCCGAGTACTACACGCTGCCCCGCCAGGACCGGCTCGGCGTCGAGGACTATGTCTTCGCCGCCGGCATCGCCTGCCACGAGCTCCTGCTCCATGGCGTCACCTGCATCGCCGACCGCTTCGGCTATATGGACCGGATCGGCGTGGCGATCGAGCAATCGGGCATTCGCGCGGTCCTGGGGCCGACGCTCACGGAAGGCCAGGGGCCTGCGGACTGGCGTACCTCGGATGCGGTGTTCGAGCGCTGGGGGGCGAGCCCCGCGGCCCGCATCAGCGCCGGCATCGCGCCCCATGCGCCCAATACCTGCTCGGATGCGCTCTTGCGCCGCTGCGCCGGTGCCGCCGAACGGCTCGGATCCCGGGTCTTCGTGCATCTGGCGCAGAACGAGGCGGAGGTGGCTCAGCTCCGCGCCCGCGGCTATTCCGGCGCGCTCGCCTCCCTCCTCGAGAATGGCTTGACCGGCCCGCATGTCGTCGCCGCTCATTGCCTCTATCTCGAGGAGGCGGAGATCGAGGCCTGGCCGCGCCATCAGATCTCGATCGCCCATTGTCCCGGCAGCAACATCAAGATCGAGGGGCGCACCATCCAGCTCTCTCGCTTCGCCGGTAAAGTTGCCATCGGCATCGGCACGGATTGGGCCGCCAGCGACAACGCCATGGACGTGCTGGCGGAGACGCGGCTGGCGGCCTTGGTCGGCAAGCTCAAGGCCGACGACCCGGCCGCCCTGCCGGTTACCTCCATGCTGAGGATGGCGACGATCGAGGGGGCCCGCGCGCTCGGTCTCGATCGCGTCGTCGGCAGCATCGAGACCGGCAAGCGCGCCGATCTGGTGGTCCTCGACTTGAAGCGTCTCTCGGCCAATCCGCGCCACGACCTCGCCGCCAACCTGCTGTATTCCATGGGCCCCCATTGCGTGCGCGACGTCATCGTCGACGGGGCGGTGCTGGTGCGCGATGGCAAGCTCATGCGCGCGAACGAGGCCGAGCTCGCCCGCCAGCTCGACCGGCGGAAGCCCTAG
- a CDS encoding Zn-dependent hydrolase, which yields MTAASAGKNLRINGERLWASLMEMAKIGATEKGGVCRLALTDLDREGRDLFVKWAKEAGCSIAIDRIGNIFARRPGRQADLPPVGTGSHLDSQPTGGKFDGVYGVLAGLEVIRTLNDLNYTTNAPIEVVVWTNEEGSRFAPAMVASGVFAGVFTEEYGLSRKDLDGKTMGEELQRIGYAGDLKVGGRGFGAFFEAHIEQGPILEAEKKTIGVVQGAQGQRWYEANVTGQEAHAGPTPMRRRKDALLGASRMVQEVNRIGLAYQPFACATVGLMQVSPNSRNTIPGKVFFTIDFRHPDDATLGKMDGEMRAATKRIADEIGLALELEQIWYSPPVAFDQKCVEAVSKGAATLGLPSMQIVSGAGHDSCYIARVAPTGMIFVPCEDGISHNEVENAEPADIAAGCDVLLHAMVDRANAL from the coding sequence ATGACAGCGGCCAGCGCCGGCAAGAATCTCAGGATCAACGGCGAGCGCCTGTGGGCGAGCCTGATGGAGATGGCAAAGATCGGCGCCACCGAGAAGGGCGGGGTTTGCCGTCTGGCCCTGACCGATCTCGACCGGGAAGGCCGCGATCTCTTCGTCAAATGGGCGAAGGAGGCGGGCTGCTCGATCGCCATCGACCGCATCGGCAACATCTTCGCCCGCCGGCCCGGCCGCCAGGCGGATCTTCCGCCGGTCGGCACCGGCAGCCATCTGGATAGCCAGCCGACCGGCGGCAAGTTCGACGGGGTCTATGGCGTGCTGGCCGGGCTCGAGGTGATCCGCACCTTGAACGACCTCAACTACACCACCAACGCGCCGATCGAGGTGGTGGTGTGGACCAACGAAGAAGGCTCGCGCTTCGCCCCCGCCATGGTGGCCTCCGGCGTGTTCGCCGGGGTTTTCACCGAGGAATACGGCTTGAGCCGCAAGGACCTCGACGGCAAGACCATGGGCGAGGAGCTGCAGCGCATCGGCTATGCGGGCGACCTCAAGGTCGGCGGCCGCGGCTTCGGCGCCTTCTTCGAGGCCCATATCGAGCAGGGCCCGATCCTGGAGGCGGAGAAGAAGACCATCGGCGTGGTCCAGGGCGCCCAGGGTCAGCGCTGGTACGAGGCGAATGTCACCGGCCAGGAGGCCCATGCCGGTCCGACGCCGATGCGCCGCCGCAAGGACGCGCTGCTGGGGGCCTCGCGCATGGTGCAAGAGGTGAACCGCATCGGCCTCGCCTACCAGCCCTTCGCCTGCGCTACGGTCGGCTTGATGCAGGTGAGCCCGAACTCGCGCAACACCATCCCGGGCAAGGTGTTCTTCACCATCGACTTCCGCCATCCCGACGACGCCACGCTCGGAAAGATGGACGGCGAGATGAGAGCGGCGACCAAGCGCATCGCCGACGAGATCGGCCTCGCCCTCGAGCTCGAGCAGATCTGGTATTCGCCGCCGGTCGCCTTCGACCAGAAATGCGTCGAGGCCGTCAGCAAGGGTGCGGCCACCCTGGGCCTTCCCAGCATGCAGATCGTGTCGGGCGCCGGGCACGACTCCTGCTACATCGCGCGGGTCGCCCCCACCGGCATGATCTTCGTGCCCTGCGAGGACGGCATTTCCCACAACGAGGTGGAGAACGCCGAGCCGGCGGACATCGCGGCCGGGTGCGATGTGCTGCTGCACGCCATGGTCGACCGTGCCAACGCGCTCTGA
- a CDS encoding ABC transporter permease translates to MTRPSIAASLALLALSFAFPVGEAAEQSIGWGSQPELLLAALVPVAAAIALAAFRRQAAVMGGLAAGGAAIGVVAPLALLQAGATVGWAPGFWLYVAGLLVLGWQALEHLSEARAPAWVGTLLVPGLFGLMVLTLWQVLVDAFAIPAVLLPGPARVAQALAGNLGLFWQDFRQTFLKSVLAGFAFGSGGGFLVAILVERSPFLERGLLPLGSLVSAIPIVGVAPIMVMWFGFDWQSKAAVIVVMTFFPMLVNTLAGLHGAGAIERDLMRSYAAGYRQTLFKLRLPAALPFIFNALKINSTLALIGAIVAEFFGTPVVGMGFRISVEIGRMNLDMVWATIAVAALAGSMFYGILALLERGLTFWHPSYREQVR, encoded by the coding sequence ATGACCCGTCCGAGCATCGCCGCTTCGCTCGCTTTGCTGGCCCTTTCCTTCGCCTTTCCCGTCGGCGAGGCGGCGGAGCAGTCCATAGGCTGGGGCTCGCAACCGGAGCTCCTGCTGGCCGCGCTTGTCCCGGTTGCGGCCGCGATCGCGCTTGCCGCCTTTCGCCGGCAAGCAGCGGTGATGGGCGGGCTCGCGGCCGGCGGTGCCGCGATCGGCGTGGTGGCGCCGCTGGCGCTCTTGCAGGCCGGTGCCACCGTCGGCTGGGCGCCGGGGTTCTGGCTCTATGTCGCCGGTCTCCTCGTGCTTGGCTGGCAGGCGCTCGAGCATCTATCGGAGGCAAGAGCCCCCGCTTGGGTCGGCACGCTCTTGGTGCCGGGCCTCTTTGGCCTCATGGTGCTCACTCTCTGGCAGGTGCTGGTGGATGCATTCGCGATCCCCGCCGTCCTGCTGCCCGGCCCGGCCAGAGTGGCGCAAGCGCTCGCCGGCAATCTCGGCCTCTTTTGGCAGGACTTTCGTCAGACCTTCCTCAAATCGGTGCTGGCGGGATTCGCCTTCGGTTCCGGCGGCGGTTTCCTCGTCGCGATCCTGGTGGAGCGGAGCCCGTTCCTTGAGCGCGGCCTTTTGCCGCTGGGCTCGCTGGTGAGCGCCATACCGATCGTCGGCGTGGCACCCATCATGGTCATGTGGTTCGGCTTCGACTGGCAGTCGAAGGCGGCCGTGATCGTGGTGATGACCTTCTTTCCGATGCTGGTGAACACCTTGGCCGGCCTCCATGGCGCGGGGGCGATCGAGCGCGACCTCATGCGCTCCTATGCGGCCGGATACCGGCAGACCCTCTTCAAGCTCCGGCTGCCCGCAGCACTCCCCTTTATCTTCAATGCGCTCAAGATCAACTCGACCCTGGCGCTGATCGGCGCGATCGTGGCCGAGTTCTTCGGTACGCCGGTCGTCGGCATGGGGTTCCGCATCTCGGTCGAGATCGGCCGCATGAACCTCGACATGGTGTGGGCAACCATCGCGGTTGCGGCACTCGCGGGCTCGATGTTCTATGGCATCTTGGCGCTCCTGGAGCGGGGGCTGACCTTCTGGCACCCCTCCTACCGCGAGCAGGTTCGGTGA
- a CDS encoding ABC transporter substrate-binding protein, with the protein MRKFAILAGAAVAFASLQAEAQDKLTLQLKWVAQAQFAGYFVAKDKGFYKDEKLDVTIKPGGPDVAPPQVIAGGGADVVIDWMPSALATREKGLALVNIAQVFKRSGMMLTCRKDSGIKTTADFKGKTLGVWFGGNEYPFLSWMDKLNYKIGTDITVLKQGFNVDPILQKQAACVSTMTYNEYWQVIDAGMKADDLQVFKYEDQGVATLEDGLYTLQPKLNDPAMVEKLARFLRASMKGWDYAIKNQADAVKIVLDNDTTGAQKAPHQTRMMGEIAKLVADQPKGLGYLEPDDFERTVAVLLKGSSDPVITKKPDGAWSHAVWDKAFKK; encoded by the coding sequence ATGAGAAAATTCGCGATCTTGGCGGGCGCGGCGGTCGCGTTCGCCAGCCTCCAGGCGGAGGCGCAAGACAAGCTGACTTTGCAGCTGAAATGGGTGGCGCAAGCGCAGTTCGCCGGGTACTTCGTGGCGAAGGACAAGGGCTTCTACAAAGACGAGAAGCTCGACGTCACCATCAAGCCGGGCGGCCCCGACGTCGCCCCCCCGCAGGTGATCGCCGGCGGCGGCGCCGACGTGGTGATCGATTGGATGCCCTCGGCCCTGGCAACCCGCGAGAAGGGCCTGGCGCTGGTCAACATCGCCCAGGTGTTCAAGCGCTCCGGCATGATGCTGACCTGCCGCAAGGACAGCGGCATCAAGACGACGGCGGACTTCAAGGGGAAGACGCTGGGCGTGTGGTTCGGCGGCAACGAGTATCCGTTCCTCTCCTGGATGGACAAGCTCAACTACAAGATCGGCACCGACATCACCGTGCTGAAGCAGGGATTCAACGTCGATCCGATCCTGCAGAAGCAGGCCGCCTGCGTCTCCACCATGACCTACAACGAATATTGGCAGGTGATCGATGCCGGCATGAAGGCGGACGACCTGCAGGTGTTCAAATACGAGGATCAGGGTGTGGCCACCCTCGAAGATGGCCTCTACACGCTCCAGCCCAAACTCAACGACCCGGCCATGGTCGAGAAGCTCGCGCGCTTCCTCCGCGCCTCGATGAAGGGCTGGGACTATGCGATCAAGAACCAGGCCGACGCGGTCAAGATCGTGCTCGACAACGACACGACCGGCGCGCAGAAGGCGCCGCATCAGACCCGGATGATGGGCGAGATCGCCAAGCTCGTTGCCGACCAGCCGAAGGGCCTGGGCTATCTCGAGCCCGATGACTTCGAGCGCACGGTGGCCGTGCTCTTGAAGGGCAGCTCCGATCCGGTCATCACCAAGAAGCCCGACGGCGCCTGGAGCCATGCGGTCTGGGACAAGGCGTTCAAGAAGTAA
- a CDS encoding 4Fe-4S binding protein, translated as MTYVVASACIDVKDGACQDVCPVDCIYEGGRMMYIQPDECINCGVCLSVCPVEAIYDEDDLPEAERPFKAVNAEFFGPEVTGWGAPGGVGPNYVSKDDHPAVADRPKAI; from the coding sequence ATGACCTACGTCGTCGCCTCGGCCTGCATCGACGTCAAGGACGGCGCCTGCCAGGATGTCTGCCCCGTCGACTGCATCTACGAGGGCGGGCGCATGATGTACATCCAGCCCGATGAGTGCATCAATTGCGGTGTCTGCCTGTCGGTCTGCCCGGTTGAGGCGATCTACGACGAGGACGATCTGCCGGAAGCCGAGCGTCCGTTCAAGGCGGTGAATGCCGAGTTCTTCGGTCCAGAGGTCACCGGCTGGGGCGCTCCCGGCGGGGTCGGGCCGAACTATGTAAGTAAGGACGATCATCCCGCGGTCGCCGACCGGCCGAAGGCGATATGA